A single region of the Ptychodera flava strain L36383 chromosome 9, AS_Pfla_20210202, whole genome shotgun sequence genome encodes:
- the LOC139140864 gene encoding alcohol dehydrogenase-like isoform X1, with the protein MTMEPSMAARKRTMRCVKIVNPFPTEGQLFTDEEIPAVPEEGALLKVLFSGMCHSDVIMWNKPYTLPLTLGHEIVGSVYAIGRSASNQDSLKVGDSVIVFPWCGCTDCKPCLEGRSVYCDLPTPKHIEHGITVDGGYAEYVAVPKLTFLVKVPRTVPLQTAGMLGCGMLTAYNAVQTAMKKIDIILELKDKCGILIIGAGGLGLSAINLLAGLVPAMSDSVEVICADIMEKKLSLALKAGCHGIIHLKDGESGEERVSKIKSSFHNGGPHIVIDFVGSTHTMNISFKSLKKGGSILCVGLYGGNPEMPMRELILGTYDIHGFFTGNLRQMKELVDLVASGKIATIPYQVHRLEDAPKLIHRLKDGTIEGRAILAPHLE; encoded by the exons ATGACCATGGAACCAAG CATGGCGGCACGAAAGAGAACCATGAGGTGCGTTAAAATTGTTAACCCGTTCCCAACCGAAGGGCAGCTTTTCACCGACGAAGAAATTCCTGCCGTACCGGAGGAAGGTGCCCTTCTCAAG GTATTGTTCAGTGGAATGTGTCATAGTGATGTGATCATGTGGAATAAACCGTACACTCTCCCGCTCACTTTAG GGCATGAGATCGTCGGAAGCGTGTACGCCATCGGACGGTCAGCATCCAACCAAGATTCACTGAAAGTTGGCGACAGCGTGATTGTTTTCCCCTGGTGCGGATGTACCGACTGTAAGCCATGCCTCGAAGGAAGATCTGTCTATTGTGATTTGCCTACACCGAAGCACATAGAACATGGTATCACTGTAGATGGAGG ATACGCCGAGTACGTGGCCGTGCCAAAGTTGACTTTCCTTGTCAAGGTACCACGGACCGTTCCACTTCAAACAGCGGGGATGCTGGGATGTGGGATGCTGACAGCTTATAATGCAGTTCAGACAGCGATGAAGAAAATAGACATTATCCTAGAATTGAAGG ACAAGTGCGGTATCCTCATTATCGGCGCAGGGGGACTTGGTCTATCTGCGATCAACTTGCTTGCAGGGCTAGTTCCTGCAATGAGTGACTCAGTCGAAGTGATCTGTGCCGACATCATG GAGAAAAAACTATCCTTAGCTCTGAAAGCTGGTTGTCACGGCATCATTCATTTAAAAGACGGCGAGTCCGGGGAGGAGCGGGTCAGCAAAATCAAGTCATCGTTTCACAACGGAGGACCACACATTGTTATCGATTTCGTTGGTAGCACTCACACGATGAACATCTCGTTCAAGTCATTAAAAAAG GGCGGCTCTATTCTTTGCGTCGGTTTGTATGGTGGCAATCCAGAGATGCCGATGCGGGAGTTAATCTTAGGAACCTACGATATACACGGATTCTTCACTGGAAACTTGCGGCAAATGAAAGAACTTGTTGACCTTGTTGCTAGTGGAAag ATTGCAACTATTCCTTACCAAGTGCACAGACTTGAAGACGCCCCAAAGCTCATTCATAGATTGAAAGATGGGACGATTGAAGGCAGAGCCATTTTGGCGCCACACCTCGAGTGA
- the LOC139140864 gene encoding alcohol dehydrogenase-like isoform X2: protein MAARKRTMRCVKIVNPFPTEGQLFTDEEIPAVPEEGALLKVLFSGMCHSDVIMWNKPYTLPLTLGHEIVGSVYAIGRSASNQDSLKVGDSVIVFPWCGCTDCKPCLEGRSVYCDLPTPKHIEHGITVDGGYAEYVAVPKLTFLVKVPRTVPLQTAGMLGCGMLTAYNAVQTAMKKIDIILELKDKCGILIIGAGGLGLSAINLLAGLVPAMSDSVEVICADIMEKKLSLALKAGCHGIIHLKDGESGEERVSKIKSSFHNGGPHIVIDFVGSTHTMNISFKSLKKGGSILCVGLYGGNPEMPMRELILGTYDIHGFFTGNLRQMKELVDLVASGKIATIPYQVHRLEDAPKLIHRLKDGTIEGRAILAPHLE from the exons ATGGCGGCACGAAAGAGAACCATGAGGTGCGTTAAAATTGTTAACCCGTTCCCAACCGAAGGGCAGCTTTTCACCGACGAAGAAATTCCTGCCGTACCGGAGGAAGGTGCCCTTCTCAAG GTATTGTTCAGTGGAATGTGTCATAGTGATGTGATCATGTGGAATAAACCGTACACTCTCCCGCTCACTTTAG GGCATGAGATCGTCGGAAGCGTGTACGCCATCGGACGGTCAGCATCCAACCAAGATTCACTGAAAGTTGGCGACAGCGTGATTGTTTTCCCCTGGTGCGGATGTACCGACTGTAAGCCATGCCTCGAAGGAAGATCTGTCTATTGTGATTTGCCTACACCGAAGCACATAGAACATGGTATCACTGTAGATGGAGG ATACGCCGAGTACGTGGCCGTGCCAAAGTTGACTTTCCTTGTCAAGGTACCACGGACCGTTCCACTTCAAACAGCGGGGATGCTGGGATGTGGGATGCTGACAGCTTATAATGCAGTTCAGACAGCGATGAAGAAAATAGACATTATCCTAGAATTGAAGG ACAAGTGCGGTATCCTCATTATCGGCGCAGGGGGACTTGGTCTATCTGCGATCAACTTGCTTGCAGGGCTAGTTCCTGCAATGAGTGACTCAGTCGAAGTGATCTGTGCCGACATCATG GAGAAAAAACTATCCTTAGCTCTGAAAGCTGGTTGTCACGGCATCATTCATTTAAAAGACGGCGAGTCCGGGGAGGAGCGGGTCAGCAAAATCAAGTCATCGTTTCACAACGGAGGACCACACATTGTTATCGATTTCGTTGGTAGCACTCACACGATGAACATCTCGTTCAAGTCATTAAAAAAG GGCGGCTCTATTCTTTGCGTCGGTTTGTATGGTGGCAATCCAGAGATGCCGATGCGGGAGTTAATCTTAGGAACCTACGATATACACGGATTCTTCACTGGAAACTTGCGGCAAATGAAAGAACTTGTTGACCTTGTTGCTAGTGGAAag ATTGCAACTATTCCTTACCAAGTGCACAGACTTGAAGACGCCCCAAAGCTCATTCATAGATTGAAAGATGGGACGATTGAAGGCAGAGCCATTTTGGCGCCACACCTCGAGTGA
- the LOC139140865 gene encoding alcohol dehydrogenase-like yields MAECQTMKCVKMVGKFPTSLELLTEEKVPAVPPEGALVKVLFAGMCHSDALIWEKAPVLPINLGHEIAGTIHSIGQSASNPDALAIGDNVAVYPWIGCQRCKPCLAWKALLCDLPSLQQVEIGITTDGGYAQFVAVPKVACLVKVPKTVPMEIAGMLGCGMLTAYNAVQTAITKIDPVLAMRDKCGILVIGAGGLGLSAINLLKALVLPKYDNVEVFCADLLENKLSVALEAGCHGIIHLKDGESEEERISRVKSAFHEGGPHIVIDFVGTNGTFNIAFQSLKKTGSILCVGLYGGTGVMPLYPLISKAINVHGIYTGNLQQMKDLVEVVATGKVKLVPFEIYNLEDAPKLIHKLRSGEIVGRAVLAPNQ; encoded by the exons ATGGCAGAGTGTCAGACTATGAAGTGTGTCAAGATGGTTGGCAAATTTCCCACGAGTCTGGAACTACTCACCGAAGAAAAGGTCCCCGCTGTGCCACCAGAGGGGGCACTTGTAAAG GTATTGTTCGCCGGAATGTGTCATAGCGACGCGCTGATCTGGGAAAAAGCGCCCGTTTTGCCGATAAACCTTG GTCATGAAATTGCTGGAACCATTCATTCTATTGGTCAATCGGCATCCAATCCTGACGCACTGGCCATAGGGGACAATGTTGCTGTCTACCCATGGATTGGCTGCCAGCGTTGCAAGCCTTGTCTCGCTTGGAAAGCACTCCTTTGTGATTTGCCATCTCTGCAACAAGTGGAAATCGGCATCACAACCGATGGAGG CTATGCCCAGTTTGTTGCAGTGCCAAAAGTGGCTTGCCTTGTCAAAGTGCCCAAGACTGTTCCCATGGAAATTGCAGGAATGCTGGGATGCGGGATGTTGACGGCATACAATGCAGTGCAAACAGCGATAACGAAAATAGATCCAGTGCTGGCAATGAGAG ATAAGTGCGGCATTTTGGTTATTGGTGCAGGAGGACTGGGGCTGTCTGCGATAAATTTGCTGAAAGCGTTGGTTCTTCCAAAGTATGATAACGTCGAAGTTTTCTGTGCTGATTTGCTC GAGAACAAACTTTCTGTGGCTCTAGAAGCCGGCTGTCATGGCATTATCCATTTGAAGGACGGCGAGTCTGAGGAGGAGCGGATCAGCAGAGTAAAGTCAGCGTTTCACGAAGGAGGGCCTCACATAGTTATCGACTTTGTCGGCACTAATGGCACATTCAACATTGCCTTCCAATCGCTGAAAAAG ACTGGCTCAATTCTGTGCGTCGGTTTATACGGCGGCACAGGAGTGATGCCCCTATACCCACTGATCTCTAAAGCTATCAATGTGCATGGAATTTACACCGgcaatttgcaacaaatgaagGACCTTGTTGAAGTGGTTGCAACTGGGAAG GTGAAACTCGTACCTTTCGAGATTTACAATCTTGAAGACGCTCCGAAACTTATACATAAGTTGAGAAGTGGAGAGATCGTTGGAAGAGCAGTTTTGGCCCCAAATCAATAA